Part of the Musa acuminata AAA Group cultivar baxijiao chromosome BXJ3-10, Cavendish_Baxijiao_AAA, whole genome shotgun sequence genome, CTGGCGCCGGACCCGTGGAGCCGAGCGACGGCAAGGAATCCGGCGAAGCGGAGCGGGGAAAGGAGGAGAAAATCAGGGTTTGGGAGTCTTTGATGCGAGGGGAATCCGCCTCCTCTATTCTTGCCCCATCGAAGAAGGCGAAGGTGGAGCCGGATCTCGAGACCCGGAGAGCCGCCGTCTGGTCTCGGGTGAACCAACTGTTGTCTGCTGCACTCTCTGACATCTTCGCGATCATGGAGAAGGAGATGCAGTTTCAGGTGAAGGGGATCGAGCTCATCACTACTTTGAATTTCGTGTGCTGCATCGTGCTCAAAACCCTAGTTAGCCACTTGATCGACGAGTACTCCGAGGCGTATCCCAGATATGGTTACTATGGCTGGGACCAGTGTATCAGTCAGATCGAGCAGCTATGCTATGGTCGTGCCCTCATGGcatttgatcttgatcttgaaTGTTGGGCTGCCAACGTGCAGGTTTACTTGTGTACCTTGGCCAACTTCGAGGTCTACATAGGATCCTTGTTTCCCAAGGATCCAATTGTGGAGCTTGATTTCCCTTCTTATGGGCACGTTAGTCATGACTGCTACGTGCCGAATGGGAAGAAGATCTTAGGGGCTTCAATGTTTCCCGAAGGCTTGTCATACGAGGTGAATCTGCTTATTGGGTGCATAGACTACGATAAGCTCGAGAAAAAGGACATGGGATTGCGTTCCCAAAAGATGCTCGTGTGGAAGGAGCGCCTGTACTCCTCCAGAGAGTGGGAATTTGATGTGTGCGTGTAGCGAAGGTACACAATTTTCTTCTAGCATGTACTGCTTTGATGTTTTGGTTAATTCGTTTTCTCAATATTCTTCCAGATAAGGAATTGTTAATTTAGAGATTGAGAGTCGGACAATTAGATGCTGCTTAAAATTGTTCTTGCTTGGTCTTCTAGTAACTGGATCGAAGCCTGCaatttcatgcatgcatgtagCAGTCATTATATAAAAGTTGTTTATCAACCAACTGTGGATAACTGGATATAGAGGTTAACAATTTATGAAGTACATCAAAGATAACTCTCTTCATTTTTATATCTGATGTATTATTAAACAGGATACTGGAATCGATCATGATTAAGAAGAATCCTCTGTTAAATTCATAGACCCTAGTCATCGTATACAGGGGGATATCTACTATGAATATGGAGTTAACATTCATCGAAGTGCATTAAGCTATTCTGTTCGGTTTTTTTAGTATCAACTGTGCATGAAGTTAATGTTCCATGGAGTGCGTATTTTAAGCTGATCTGTTCGTTTTTATAATTCATGTTTGTTATGTTTATCAGGCAGAATACTGGAATTGATCATAATTTATATGAAAAATCTCGgtatatatatacttaaaatcTTGATGGTCATAGTTGTAGATAGTTATTTTGTACTTTAATTCCTTTCCATCCATGTATTATAAGCCAGAAGAAGAGCatgaaattattatattatgactTATGGTTCGAAATGAGTATTAGTGACTGACTTGTCATTCTTTTTTTGTGCTTCAAGGAAGAAAGAGTATGTGTCCGTGTGACTGAGAGATAATGGAAAAAGCTGAGATCCGATTTGGCTGATGGATTTCTCTATGAGCTGTGAAGGGTACACTGTAACATGTGAGTCGCTTTTGTTCGCCTTATGCTGGCATGTGCAGCGCTGATGTTTGTTAATGAAACTGGTGCTTTGGGGCATTTGTTTTATTTGTTATACCTATCATGTATATAGAGCTCAACCTTTAGTCTGTTTCCGAAACATTTACTGGATAGATTATAAAGAGGTAAATAATTAGCAACCTTTTGGGTGTTAAGCTGCTATTAGTCTGCACTCTGCATCATCAAATGTTACCTGCTATTAGTCTGTGCATTCGTGTGTTACTATTCAGTTGAGTAGAAGTCTTAATAATGCGCAATAGTGTCAATTACGGGGGGAATCTCGTTGTAAGTGAGGTCTTGAGTAGCTACGAACATTGGCTTCACCCGAAGACAGAGCATACGTTTATCGAGttgtaagagggggagggggggagtgAATGCTCAAAGCCTTTAGCCTCCCACTTGGTAAGAAATTGCAGGTATGTAAATCGGAGGTACGGTACGTCATCTATGTCAGGAATGGAGGGTTTTCCTTTGTTGGCGGTGTAAGACGCAATTGGAGTACGTGCGTCCATTTTCCTTGACAAAGAAAGAAGGCCAAAGTAGTGATGGTAATCTTCAAAACTCAGATTTCGTGTTCAATTTCCTAATGCATATAGGTTCATGGTCTCCTCATCATCTCATCCAGAAGCGCAACTGCCCCTATGTCCACAAACAAGTAATATATTCGCGGATACGATTATAATAGATGGCGCCAAATGGTGAATTTATTCACTAATATATATTCGTGAAACAAAAATTTTTCAcacgagttacaaatagtcacgctAGTTTGATTAAACTAATATGCAATCTTCAAGTAGAGGAGATGAGATGGACTCTCTGCAGTTCAAACAtaataaaatcatcttttaacTCCAATTTTCATAGTCACGTCTgcaagtttaaactttaaacttcGATTCGATTGAGCTACGAAAGAGGTAGAAGCGAGCGCAGTACTCGTAATGTATTTTAATCCTGCAAGCCACAAAAGTAACATAAATGAAAATTTCTTTTCAAGCAGTTCTGCGTATCTTTATATGCCTGAGCCAAtgtttcaaagaaaataaaatagctAAGATCAAGACCTCATCAGAATGCGATGCTGCTGCAACGAATGGCTTCCGTGTTGTTACCGTCTTGttggaatcatcatcatcattcatcGAGATCCCCTGAACAATAAAATCTACTACTGCATTAAATAAAATTTGTGACAGAGGCATAAATGAGAGAAATATCTAGTGCATTTTTAACTCGGATGGTCTATCTAACCTCGGGAGGGTTAAATTTGGCACCTAGATTGCTGAGTTTAGCATGAGCTTCAGCATAATCCTTGAAAAATGCATCTTCATCCTCCGCATATTTCTCAGCATAGACCTGAAATCGTGCATGGTGTTG contains:
- the LOC135651101 gene encoding serine hydroxymethyltransferase 6-like; translated protein: MSPSRSPLGLSLGFRLAACLFPGRQPGSAGAGPVEPSDGKESGEAERGKEEKIRVWESLMRGESASSILAPSKKAKVEPDLETRRAAVWSRVNQLLSAALSDIFAIMEKEMQFQVKGIELITTLNFVCCIVLKTLVSHLIDEYSEAYPRYGYYGWDQCISQIEQLCYGRALMAFDLDLECWAANVQVYLCTLANFEVYIGSLFPKDPIVELDFPSYGHVSHDCYVPNGKKILGASMFPEGLSYEVNLLIGCIDYDKLEKKDMGLRSQKMLVWKERLYSSREWEFDVCV